A section of the Sceloporus undulatus isolate JIND9_A2432 ecotype Alabama chromosome 3, SceUnd_v1.1, whole genome shotgun sequence genome encodes:
- the PLEKHS1 gene encoding pleckstrin homology domain-containing family S member 1 produces MEGHYATPRSVLAKLDSVIAEFSSSDEEQHNNNGVYMTMKDLSLALSKEKPQSASTDDKLPTILTIKENSRSPQVTEDSPLKPTVPPRKIKTEKTPKISCLSVVQLSIILDKITDHTELQEMDFVLPQNDFTNCLTLTEASGFICVSKWNDPHHLGCIFHQGDYVVAMNDMQVMNMDEISLFTSRSTRKEVKLTIHRLPDSDILHARGCKCS; encoded by the exons ATGGAGGGACATTATGCTACCCCAAGGAGTGTTCTAGCCAAG CTGGATAGTGTTATTGCTGAATTTAGCAGCTCAGATgaagaacaacacaacaacaatggagtaTATATGACTATGAAAGACTT gagtCTAGCATTGTCAAAAGAAAAACCTCAGTCTGCATCAACAGATGATAAATTGCCAACCATTCTGACAATCAAGGAAAACAGTAGGAGTCCACAAGTGACAGAGGACAGCCCTTTGAAACCAACAGTCCCACCCAggaaaatcaaaacagaaaaaacacCCAAAATATCATGTCTATCTGTGGTTCAGTTGTCCATAATTCTTGA TAAAATCACAGATCATACTGAACTGCAAGAGATGGATTTTGTCCTTCCACAGAATGACTTTACCAATTGCCTGACACTTACAGAAGCTTCTGGATTTATATG TGTCTCCAAGTGGAATGACCCACATCACTTAGGTTGTATTTTTCACCAAGGGGATTACGTAGTGGCTATGAATGACATGCAGGTCATGAACATGGATGAAATTTCTTTGTTTACAAGCCGATCCACAAGAAAAGAG gtgaagCTGACAATACATCGTCTCCCAGATTCAGATATTCTACATGCCAGGGGATGCAAGTGTTCCTAA